A single region of the Agromyces sp. Leaf222 genome encodes:
- a CDS encoding DUF6760 family protein, with product MTYSTDRIHEEVAYVAYHFHWSLDDILDMEHAVRLRYVREIAAINTRLTEEQ from the coding sequence ATGACGTACTCGACCGACCGCATCCATGAGGAGGTCGCGTACGTCGCCTACCACTTCCATTGGTCGCTCGACGACATCCTCGACATGGAGCACGCGGTGCGACTGCGCTACGTGCGCGAGATCGCGGCGATCAACACAAGGCTCACCGAGGAGCAGTGA
- a CDS encoding phage tail sheath subtilisin-like domain-containing protein has product MPTYLSPGVYVQEIEAATRPIEGVGTAVAAFVGMAPKGPENAPTLVSNWTQFVDTFGGLYPGAYLAYSVYGYFLNGGGNCYVVRIGTAAAGGGGGGGKGASKRGEPKSLASGPQTAAIGNYVFTAKNASPNAKPISVEIADPGGEEPEEGAFKVVITVDGRSPEVYEQVSPKPDSAAYVVTKISADSKLVTVEERDPASAGVTPRTGTFDLVVPEPEEQPIVLDGISAANYIGNSADRTGFGGLEEIEEVTMVAVPDLMAAYEQGAVTLEIVKSVQLAVIAHCELMGDRMAILDPPPNLSAQEVREWRRTGAGYDSKFATLYYPWIKVLDPVTSTNRFMPPSGHMAGVWARNDAERGVHKAPANEVVRGAVELATQLTRTEQELLNPIGVNAIRAFPGRGIRVWGARTLSSDAAWRYVNIRRLFNYLEKSILGATQFAVFEPNDQALWGKLRRSISAFLVNEWRSGALFGATADEAYFVKCDEETNPAEVIDAGQVVCQIGVAPVKPAEFVIFELSQFSGGTSLVNE; this is encoded by the coding sequence ATGCCCACCTATCTCTCTCCAGGCGTGTACGTGCAGGAGATCGAGGCTGCGACGAGGCCCATCGAGGGCGTCGGAACCGCGGTCGCGGCCTTCGTCGGCATGGCGCCGAAAGGCCCAGAGAACGCCCCCACCCTCGTGTCGAACTGGACCCAGTTCGTCGACACGTTCGGCGGGCTGTATCCGGGCGCCTATCTCGCGTACTCGGTGTACGGGTACTTCCTGAACGGCGGCGGCAACTGCTACGTCGTGCGCATCGGCACGGCCGCGGCCGGCGGTGGCGGAGGCGGTGGCAAGGGCGCGAGCAAGCGAGGCGAGCCGAAGTCGCTCGCGTCGGGCCCGCAGACCGCGGCGATCGGCAACTACGTCTTCACGGCGAAGAACGCCTCGCCGAACGCGAAGCCGATCTCGGTCGAGATCGCCGACCCGGGCGGCGAAGAGCCCGAGGAGGGCGCTTTCAAGGTCGTCATCACCGTCGACGGGCGCTCGCCGGAGGTCTACGAGCAGGTCTCGCCGAAGCCCGACAGCGCCGCCTACGTGGTGACGAAGATCTCGGCCGACTCAAAGCTCGTGACCGTCGAGGAACGCGACCCGGCATCGGCCGGCGTCACGCCGCGCACGGGCACGTTCGACCTCGTCGTGCCCGAGCCCGAGGAGCAGCCGATCGTGCTCGACGGCATCTCGGCGGCGAACTACATCGGCAACTCGGCGGACCGCACCGGCTTCGGCGGCCTCGAGGAGATCGAGGAGGTCACCATGGTGGCCGTGCCCGACCTCATGGCCGCCTACGAGCAGGGCGCCGTCACCCTCGAGATCGTGAAGTCCGTGCAGCTCGCGGTCATCGCGCACTGCGAGCTGATGGGCGACCGCATGGCGATCCTCGATCCGCCGCCGAACCTCTCGGCGCAGGAGGTGCGCGAATGGCGTCGCACGGGCGCCGGCTACGACTCGAAGTTCGCGACCCTCTACTACCCGTGGATCAAGGTGCTCGACCCCGTGACCTCGACGAACCGGTTCATGCCGCCGTCCGGTCACATGGCCGGCGTCTGGGCCCGCAACGACGCCGAGCGCGGCGTGCACAAGGCCCCGGCCAACGAGGTCGTGCGCGGCGCGGTCGAACTCGCGACGCAGCTGACCCGCACCGAGCAGGAGCTGCTGAACCCGATCGGCGTGAACGCGATCCGGGCGTTCCCGGGCCGCGGCATCCGCGTGTGGGGTGCCCGAACGCTGTCGAGCGATGCCGCCTGGCGGTACGTCAACATCCGCCGCCTGTTCAACTACCTCGAGAAGTCGATCCTCGGCGCCACGCAGTTCGCGGTGTTCGAGCCGAACGACCAGGCGTTGTGGGGCAAGCTGCGGCGCTCGATCTCGGCGTTCCTGGTGAACGAGTGGCGAAGCGGCGCCCTGTTCGGCGCGACGGCCGACGAGGCCTACTTCGTGAAGTGCGACGAGGAGACCAACCCGGCCGAGGTCATCGACGCCGGCCAGGTCGTCTGCCAGATCGGCGTCGCCCCCGTGAAGCCCGCGGAGTTCGTGATCTTCGAGCTCTCGCAGTTCTCGGGCGGCACGAGCCTCGTGAACGAATGA
- a CDS encoding DUF4157 domain-containing protein, with the protein MHAHDYDGIDLDVGRRAAESARESDVKTAGLAERRPDVLGPAGIMRLQREAGNGAVSELVEEQRSPVLDVVGSSGAPLEPGLRTDMESRLGADFGDVRVHTDAAAHDSAKSVGANAYTVGSNVVFQRDAYDPGSTAGQTTLAHELTHVVQQRSGPVEGTPSAGGVSVSDPGDRFERAASENAARVMSEPAPVQRHAEGEEEEAPVQGSFVQREEAAEEEEEAAG; encoded by the coding sequence ATGCACGCACACGACTACGACGGCATTGACCTCGACGTCGGGCGAAGGGCGGCCGAGTCCGCGCGTGAATCCGACGTGAAGACGGCGGGGCTCGCCGAGCGACGACCCGACGTGCTCGGACCGGCCGGCATCATGCGGCTGCAGCGCGAGGCCGGCAACGGGGCGGTCAGCGAACTCGTCGAGGAGCAGCGCTCGCCGGTGCTCGACGTCGTCGGGTCGTCGGGCGCGCCGCTCGAACCCGGCCTGCGCACCGACATGGAGTCGCGCCTCGGCGCAGATTTCGGCGACGTCAGGGTGCACACGGATGCCGCGGCGCACGACTCCGCGAAGTCGGTCGGCGCGAACGCCTACACGGTCGGCAGCAACGTCGTGTTCCAGCGCGACGCCTACGACCCCGGATCGACGGCCGGCCAGACGACCCTCGCCCACGAGCTCACCCACGTCGTGCAGCAGCGCTCCGGCCCGGTGGAGGGCACCCCGAGCGCCGGCGGCGTGAGCGTCAGCGACCCAGGCGACCGGTTCGAGCGCGCCGCGTCGGAGAACGCCGCTCGCGTGATGAGCGAGCCGGCACCCGTGCAGCGTCACGCCGAGGGTGAAGAGGAGGAAGCGCCCGTGCAGGGCAGCTTCGTGCAGCGCGAGGAGGCGGCCGAGGAGGAGGAAGAGGCGGCCGGCTGA
- a CDS encoding HNH endonuclease, with translation MTLLGADRARADHARAPATRAANADGGGAARAARPPALMRLQASAGNAAVAAMLAARSPATRAESEVPAARPEASVQAETPGQVQRLVRGAIPPPPVPPPTPNPAAHPGLRLANGSIRSATRRVAQHPSPTTKAVEAQHAAQPPAGDREAQAKAAKADALGAVPAGGFDKAAFVAAVKAAIDKQTPKTLEDADEFGKSGKADQVGTEVRGIAGRNAQTAARPMNEASARPPDPSRAVEKEVTPIPTEAPPGPTKIDAAQAAPSRAPPEQTDLRNGPAETDQKMADAGVTEDQLRRSNEPEFTGALAAKSQAEAHSLSAPAQLRAQEAQQLGQAQQGAASAGTAASAGLMGAGAASRSGVARGQQAARTKDEQERAAVTANVTRLFDETKTAVDGILNGIDAKVDLAFKDGEGAAKKAFTEQHTREMKAFRDKRYSYDTIGAMRWAADLLLGPEPEVDEIFKRARATYEREMSKAIDRIADLVGGELNAAKTKIAEGKAKIDAYTKSLKPSLQKVGTDAAKEVGGRFAELEASVDEKGQALAEDLATKYVEARTAVDDEIKAMQEANKGLVDKAKDAVVGAVETILKLKTMLLGVLARAAGAVEKIIKDPIAFLGNLVNAVKSGVMAFGTNIATHLKNGLQTWLFGALSAAGIDLPAKFDLQGILKLVLSILGLTWANVRARIAAKLPPGAIELVEQGFDVVKLIVKEGLGGIWRMILEKVGDIKEMIMGQVKEMVAVEIIKAGIVWLVSMLNPASAFVKACKMIYDVVMFFVEKAEQIKAFVDSILDSVESIASGGVGAVAGYIENTLGRMVPVIIGFMASLLGLGGISGKIKKIIEAVQKPVNKVIDWVVGKAIAFGKKAIALGKRALAKVKAKGKEAWGKLKKKIGIKEKTPEQVEAEKKQRLDKGVAAAVKAVNRFKGKPFVDRLVPTVLSAIRVRYRMASLELVERGKVWAVHGKVNPETTEDSALPSNGAADHEPNLNVGDMVNVYWGVPLPAQLESKDPTKKVLMFRITVGQKLGRGFGYAHFNTEYAKTPPKVVGPYDPSKLLVPTIKPGVQGMTPVGPKFDKAVIALAIAENPTRTCVFCGRIGVASQVDHAWPRAKGGDGSLANAQLACQPCNGSKGESFRPKTAPIGYGGPWPPHWW, from the coding sequence ATGACGCTGCTGGGCGCGGATCGCGCCCGCGCCGACCACGCGCGGGCGCCGGCGACGCGCGCCGCGAACGCGGACGGCGGCGGTGCCGCGCGTGCCGCCCGCCCGCCCGCGCTCATGCGCCTGCAGGCCTCCGCCGGCAATGCCGCCGTCGCGGCGATGCTCGCCGCGCGTTCGCCGGCGACCAGGGCCGAGTCCGAGGTGCCCGCCGCTCGACCCGAGGCGTCCGTCCAGGCCGAGACGCCCGGCCAGGTGCAGCGGCTCGTGCGCGGCGCGATCCCGCCGCCCCCGGTTCCGCCGCCGACGCCGAACCCGGCCGCGCATCCGGGCCTCCGGCTCGCGAACGGCTCGATCCGCTCGGCCACCCGGCGCGTGGCGCAGCATCCGTCTCCCACGACCAAGGCGGTCGAGGCGCAGCACGCCGCCCAGCCGCCGGCGGGTGACCGCGAGGCACAGGCCAAGGCGGCCAAGGCCGACGCGCTCGGAGCCGTGCCGGCCGGAGGGTTCGACAAGGCCGCATTCGTCGCCGCGGTGAAGGCGGCGATCGACAAGCAGACGCCCAAGACGCTCGAGGACGCCGACGAGTTCGGCAAGTCCGGCAAGGCCGACCAGGTCGGCACCGAGGTGCGCGGCATCGCCGGTCGCAACGCGCAGACCGCCGCACGACCCATGAACGAGGCATCCGCTCGGCCACCCGACCCGTCGCGTGCGGTCGAGAAGGAGGTCACCCCGATTCCGACCGAGGCCCCGCCCGGGCCGACGAAGATCGACGCGGCCCAGGCGGCGCCGTCGCGCGCGCCACCTGAGCAGACCGATCTGCGCAACGGCCCCGCCGAGACCGACCAGAAGATGGCCGACGCGGGGGTCACCGAAGACCAGCTCCGGCGATCGAACGAGCCGGAGTTCACGGGTGCGCTCGCCGCGAAGTCGCAGGCCGAGGCGCACTCCCTCAGCGCGCCCGCACAGCTGCGCGCGCAGGAGGCGCAACAGCTCGGGCAGGCGCAGCAGGGAGCCGCGAGCGCCGGCACCGCGGCATCCGCCGGTCTCATGGGTGCCGGAGCGGCCAGCCGCAGCGGCGTCGCCAGAGGCCAGCAGGCGGCGCGCACGAAGGACGAGCAGGAACGAGCCGCGGTGACGGCGAACGTCACGCGGCTCTTCGACGAGACCAAGACCGCCGTCGACGGCATCCTGAACGGCATCGACGCGAAGGTCGACCTGGCCTTCAAGGACGGCGAGGGGGCCGCGAAGAAGGCGTTCACCGAGCAGCACACGCGCGAGATGAAGGCGTTCCGCGACAAGCGCTACTCCTACGACACCATCGGCGCCATGCGCTGGGCCGCCGACCTGCTGCTCGGCCCCGAGCCGGAGGTCGACGAGATCTTCAAGCGCGCCCGCGCCACCTACGAGCGCGAGATGTCGAAGGCGATCGACCGCATCGCCGACCTCGTCGGCGGCGAGCTGAACGCCGCGAAGACGAAGATCGCCGAGGGCAAGGCGAAGATCGACGCCTATACGAAGAGCCTCAAGCCCTCGCTGCAGAAGGTCGGAACGGATGCCGCGAAGGAGGTCGGCGGCCGGTTCGCCGAGCTCGAGGCATCCGTCGACGAGAAGGGCCAGGCGCTCGCCGAGGACCTCGCGACGAAGTACGTCGAGGCGCGCACCGCCGTCGACGACGAGATCAAGGCGATGCAGGAGGCGAACAAGGGCCTCGTCGACAAGGCGAAGGACGCCGTCGTCGGTGCGGTCGAGACGATCCTCAAGCTCAAGACGATGCTGCTCGGCGTGCTCGCCAGGGCCGCGGGCGCCGTCGAGAAGATCATCAAGGACCCGATCGCGTTCCTCGGCAACCTCGTGAACGCCGTGAAGAGCGGCGTCATGGCCTTCGGCACGAACATCGCGACCCACCTGAAGAACGGGCTGCAGACTTGGCTGTTCGGCGCACTGTCGGCCGCCGGCATCGACCTGCCGGCGAAGTTCGACCTGCAGGGCATCCTCAAGCTGGTGCTCTCGATCCTCGGGCTCACGTGGGCGAACGTGCGCGCCCGCATCGCGGCGAAGCTGCCGCCGGGGGCGATCGAGCTCGTCGAGCAGGGCTTCGACGTCGTCAAGCTCATCGTGAAGGAGGGCCTCGGCGGCATCTGGCGCATGATCCTCGAGAAGGTCGGTGACATCAAGGAGATGATCATGGGCCAGGTCAAGGAGATGGTGGCCGTCGAGATCATCAAGGCCGGCATCGTCTGGCTCGTCTCGATGCTGAACCCGGCGTCGGCCTTCGTGAAGGCCTGCAAGATGATCTACGACGTCGTCATGTTCTTCGTCGAGAAGGCCGAGCAGATCAAGGCCTTCGTCGACTCGATCCTCGACTCGGTCGAGTCCATCGCCTCGGGCGGCGTCGGCGCGGTCGCCGGCTACATCGAGAACACCCTCGGCCGCATGGTGCCGGTGATCATCGGCTTCATGGCCTCGCTCCTCGGCCTCGGCGGCATCAGCGGCAAGATCAAGAAGATCATCGAGGCCGTGCAGAAGCCCGTGAACAAGGTCATCGACTGGGTCGTCGGCAAGGCCATCGCCTTCGGCAAGAAGGCCATCGCGCTCGGCAAGCGCGCCCTCGCCAAGGTGAAGGCCAAGGGCAAGGAGGCCTGGGGCAAGCTCAAGAAGAAGATCGGGATCAAGGAGAAGACGCCCGAGCAGGTCGAGGCGGAGAAGAAGCAGCGGCTCGACAAGGGCGTGGCGGCCGCGGTGAAAGCTGTGAACAGGTTCAAGGGAAAGCCGTTCGTCGACCGGCTGGTTCCCACGGTGCTCAGCGCGATTCGCGTGCGGTACCGGATGGCCTCGCTCGAACTCGTGGAACGGGGGAAGGTCTGGGCAGTGCACGGGAAGGTGAACCCGGAGACGACCGAGGACTCGGCCCTCCCGAGCAACGGCGCCGCAGACCACGAGCCGAACCTGAACGTCGGAGACATGGTCAACGTGTACTGGGGCGTTCCTCTGCCGGCTCAGCTGGAGTCGAAGGATCCAACCAAGAAGGTCCTGATGTTCCGCATCACCGTGGGGCAGAAACTCGGGCGTGGCTTCGGATATGCGCACTTCAATACCGAGTACGCGAAGACGCCGCCGAAGGTGGTCGGTCCCTATGATCCGAGCAAGCTTCTCGTACCGACCATCAAGCCGGGTGTTCAGGGTATGACCCCGGTCGGTCCGAAGTTCGACAAGGCGGTCATCGCGCTCGCAATCGCAGAGAACCCCACCCGGACTTGCGTGTTCTGCGGGCGAATCGGCGTGGCGTCTCAGGTGGATCACGCGTGGCCGCGTGCGAAGGGCGGAGACGGCAGCCTCGCGAACGCGCAACTCGCCTGCCAACCCTGCAACGGTTCGAAGGGAGAAAGTTTCCGTCCGAAGACGGCTCCGATCGGCTACGGGGGACCTTGGCCGCCCCATTGGTGGTGA
- a CDS encoding phage tail protein, whose protein sequence is MGLADPFDSSPAYAFKVTIDGIELPKVTEVSGLKNEVDKIELKQQLADGKYVARQLIGRAKTGEFTVTRGLTDSKTISDWLGVVMKGDVAGARKTASVELLDYAGATIKKYEFRNCWVRSVEVNSLKAGATEQATEKFTVCFDESEVK, encoded by the coding sequence ATGGGACTCGCGGATCCGTTCGACTCGTCACCGGCCTACGCCTTCAAGGTCACCATCGACGGCATCGAGTTGCCGAAGGTGACCGAGGTGTCGGGCCTGAAGAACGAGGTCGACAAGATCGAGTTGAAGCAGCAGCTCGCCGACGGCAAGTACGTCGCGCGCCAGCTGATCGGGCGCGCCAAGACGGGGGAGTTCACCGTCACCCGCGGCCTGACCGACTCGAAGACCATCTCCGACTGGCTCGGCGTCGTGATGAAGGGCGACGTGGCCGGTGCCCGCAAGACCGCGTCGGTCGAGCTGCTCGACTACGCGGGGGCGACGATCAAGAAGTACGAGTTCCGCAACTGCTGGGTGCGCAGCGTCGAGGTCAATTCGCTCAAGGCGGGCGCGACCGAGCAGGCGACCGAGAAGTTCACGGTGTGCTTCGACGAGTCCGAGGTGAAGTGA
- a CDS encoding GPW/gp25 family protein: MSREFVGHGWSFPVHADATGRIALTSDEREIEESIRLILATAPGERPMRPEFGCAVHDYVFAPADASTAGAMGVAVRAALRFWEPRIELGEVSVSLEHAEDGVLYIDIGYMILGTNDPRNLVFPFYVIPQEQGAPS, encoded by the coding sequence ATGTCTCGAGAGTTCGTCGGTCACGGCTGGTCGTTCCCCGTGCACGCCGATGCCACGGGCCGCATCGCGCTCACCTCCGACGAGCGCGAGATCGAGGAGAGCATCCGGCTGATCCTCGCGACCGCGCCGGGGGAACGGCCGATGCGCCCCGAGTTCGGATGCGCCGTGCACGACTACGTCTTCGCACCCGCGGATGCCTCGACGGCCGGGGCGATGGGCGTCGCCGTGCGTGCCGCGCTGCGGTTCTGGGAGCCGCGCATCGAGCTCGGCGAGGTCTCGGTCTCGCTCGAGCACGCCGAGGACGGCGTGCTCTACATCGACATCGGCTACATGATCCTCGGCACGAACGACCCGAGGAACCTCGTCTTCCCGTTCTACGTCATCCCGCAGGAGCAAGGAGCCCCCTCATGA
- a CDS encoding phage tail protein — MIEDTKIAVGVSYVVKIDGESLGEFASCEGLGVEVVLESREEGGNNSFVWQLPTRLKFSNVKLSRPVGKGTSQPILAWISKAPALKPSTAEIQAQNAYGDKIATWYLQRVVPVRWTGPSFTADQPKVLTETLELAHHGIDADG; from the coding sequence ATGATCGAGGACACCAAGATCGCGGTCGGCGTCAGCTACGTCGTGAAGATCGACGGTGAGTCGCTCGGCGAGTTCGCGAGCTGCGAGGGGCTCGGCGTCGAGGTCGTGCTCGAATCCCGCGAGGAGGGCGGCAACAACAGCTTCGTCTGGCAGCTGCCGACCCGGCTGAAGTTCTCGAACGTGAAGCTCTCGCGGCCGGTCGGCAAGGGCACGTCGCAGCCGATCCTCGCGTGGATCTCGAAGGCGCCGGCGCTGAAGCCGAGCACGGCCGAGATCCAGGCGCAGAACGCCTACGGCGACAAGATCGCGACCTGGTACCTGCAGCGCGTGGTGCCCGTGCGCTGGACCGGCCCGTCGTTCACGGCCGACCAGCCGAAGGTGCTCACCGAGACCCTCGAGCTCGCCCACCACGGCATCGACGCCGACGGCTGA
- a CDS encoding LysM peptidoglycan-binding domain-containing protein, whose protein sequence is MPVTKTDTTSASLTHAVLELLEPGKTPGVPGGPIGSIEFQMNPKELTMAKSASWKTEKQKKATSAPPATYQGPEAQKLSVEMFFDDTQGSGGDSVVQRVEKLFQACAPTKDSKRSDTPSAPWVRFKWGVLSGFVGYIKSVSAKYTLFSPTGTPLRAVCAVSLEEIAEEPGKQNPTSGGLRPRRVHTLKEGDTLAGIAYREYGNAAMWRVLADVNGIDDPMRLVPGRAVFLPAADELVRPATLVVVRKEVANAGR, encoded by the coding sequence ATGCCCGTCACGAAGACCGACACCACGAGCGCGAGCCTCACGCACGCCGTGCTCGAACTGCTCGAGCCCGGCAAGACGCCCGGCGTGCCCGGCGGTCCGATCGGCTCGATCGAGTTCCAGATGAACCCCAAGGAACTCACGATGGCGAAGTCGGCGAGCTGGAAGACCGAGAAGCAGAAGAAGGCGACCTCCGCGCCGCCCGCGACCTATCAGGGGCCCGAGGCGCAGAAGCTCTCGGTCGAGATGTTCTTCGACGACACCCAGGGCTCGGGCGGCGACAGTGTCGTGCAGCGCGTCGAGAAGCTGTTCCAGGCGTGCGCCCCGACGAAGGACTCCAAGCGCAGCGACACCCCCTCGGCGCCGTGGGTGCGATTCAAGTGGGGCGTGCTCTCGGGCTTCGTCGGCTACATCAAGTCGGTCTCGGCGAAGTACACGCTGTTCTCGCCGACCGGCACGCCGTTGCGCGCGGTGTGCGCGGTCTCGCTCGAGGAGATCGCCGAGGAACCCGGCAAGCAGAACCCGACGTCGGGCGGCCTTCGCCCTCGACGCGTGCACACGCTCAAGGAGGGCGACACGCTCGCCGGGATCGCCTACCGCGAATACGGCAACGCCGCGATGTGGCGCGTGCTCGCCGACGTCAACGGCATCGACGACCCGATGCGGCTCGTGCCGGGTCGCGCCGTGTTCCTGCCGGCCGCCGACGAACTCGTGAGGCCGGCAACCCTGGTCGTCGTGCGCAAGGAGGTCGCGAATGCCGGCCGTTGA
- a CDS encoding class II glutamine amidotransferase, which produces MCRWLAYSGEAIHPALLILEPRHSLVAQSLNSPLGAETVNGDGFGVGWYPATDELMPEPALFHSIEPAWHDENLRELTQAIHSPLFFSHVRAAGGPPIQQTNCHPYRHGRWMFMHNGVIVDHPRLRRDMMLALDPELFPLVHGTTDSEVVFYLAITYGLQDDPIAGLGRALRRIEEIGLAHGVPKVVQGTFAVSDGETIWAFRYSSTHRSRTLYYSVDMPTLQEMYPEVDRLRLFGAKARVVVSEPLTDLPGAFVEVEESTVVTLDADGFRESAFLRESA; this is translated from the coding sequence ATGTGCCGCTGGCTGGCGTATTCGGGCGAGGCGATCCACCCCGCACTGCTCATCCTCGAACCGAGGCACTCGCTCGTCGCGCAGTCGCTGAACTCGCCGCTCGGCGCCGAGACGGTGAACGGCGACGGATTCGGCGTGGGCTGGTATCCCGCGACCGACGAGCTCATGCCCGAGCCGGCGCTCTTCCACAGCATCGAGCCCGCCTGGCACGACGAGAACCTGCGCGAGCTGACGCAGGCGATCCACTCGCCGCTGTTCTTCTCGCACGTCAGGGCGGCGGGCGGCCCCCCGATCCAGCAGACGAACTGCCATCCCTACCGGCACGGCCGCTGGATGTTCATGCACAACGGCGTGATCGTGGACCACCCGCGACTGCGTCGCGACATGATGCTCGCACTCGACCCCGAACTGTTCCCGCTCGTGCACGGCACGACGGACTCCGAGGTCGTCTTCTACCTCGCGATCACGTACGGCCTGCAGGACGACCCGATCGCGGGCCTCGGTCGCGCCCTCCGCCGCATCGAGGAGATCGGCCTGGCGCACGGGGTGCCGAAAGTCGTGCAGGGCACGTTCGCCGTCTCGGACGGCGAGACGATCTGGGCCTTCCGGTACTCGTCGACGCACCGGTCCCGCACCCTCTACTACTCGGTCGACATGCCGACCCTGCAGGAGATGTACCCCGAGGTCGATCGCCTGCGCCTCTTCGGCGCCAAGGCACGGGTCGTCGTCTCCGAGCCGCTGACCGACCTTCCCGGCGCGTTCGTGGAGGTCGAGGAGTCGACGGTGGTCACGCTCGACGCCGACGGGTTCAGGGAGTCCGCCTTCCTACGGGAATCCGCGTAG
- a CDS encoding VgrG-related protein, producing the protein MPAVDTYTSLLLVSVEGRPIPAGASSLLVTGRVTDAANLPDSFELEFADTAGTVLADAGFAIGKAVLLTVSENGAQGPQRLLDGEVTAIDREDVAGALRTRVRGFDRSHRLSRGRRVAAYLDKTVDDIVQEVARRANVRVKQIQVPDTSVVDHVTQDNVSDWVFLKRLADASGCTFSVVEDGLVFAPRTMANEAPAGAESARDDPVVIEHGMNTIWLTSTVTAASQVPDIEVRGWDPKQKQAVIAKAKPETRSVDLATLKPATVASAFGSPAYVSALGDGVQRAQESQAKAVADRIAGGFAEVEARILGNSQMHSGTAVSLKGYGAPFDGRYTVTEATHEFSAEAGYTTTVTVSNASDRSLFGLASGGALAGGAGGAAGAARMPGVVSALVSDIDDPDASGRVKLTFPYLSDDYVSGWARTVQPGAGPERGAVVMPEVGDEVLVAFEGGRFDRPYVLGGLYNGQDKPGTPWAESVKDGKVVKRSFTSRTGMEVVFTEESGTETLTLSTTDRKQRVTLTQSGEKGIEIISEGPVTVTAKADATVKADQGKLSLSGSSIEIKATGELSIEGASLALKGKGKTEIEGATLALKGQATAELSASGITTVKGSVVKIN; encoded by the coding sequence ATGCCGGCCGTTGACACGTACACGAGCCTCCTGCTCGTCTCGGTCGAGGGGCGGCCGATTCCCGCGGGGGCGTCGAGCCTGCTCGTCACGGGCCGGGTGACGGATGCCGCGAACCTGCCCGACTCGTTCGAGCTCGAGTTCGCCGACACGGCGGGCACGGTGCTGGCCGATGCCGGATTCGCGATCGGCAAGGCGGTGCTGCTCACCGTCTCCGAGAACGGCGCCCAAGGTCCGCAGCGGCTCCTCGACGGCGAGGTGACCGCGATCGACCGCGAGGATGTCGCGGGCGCCCTGCGCACGAGGGTGCGCGGGTTCGACCGGTCGCACCGGCTGTCGCGGGGCCGACGCGTCGCGGCCTACCTCGACAAGACGGTCGACGACATCGTGCAGGAGGTCGCCCGGCGCGCGAATGTGCGCGTCAAGCAGATCCAGGTGCCCGACACGAGCGTGGTCGACCACGTCACGCAGGACAACGTCAGCGACTGGGTCTTCCTGAAGCGCCTCGCGGATGCCTCGGGCTGCACGTTCTCGGTCGTCGAGGACGGGCTCGTGTTCGCGCCGCGCACGATGGCGAACGAGGCCCCGGCCGGTGCGGAGTCGGCGCGCGACGATCCGGTCGTCATCGAGCACGGCATGAACACGATCTGGCTCACGTCGACCGTGACCGCGGCGAGCCAGGTGCCCGACATCGAGGTGCGCGGGTGGGATCCGAAGCAGAAGCAGGCGGTGATCGCCAAGGCGAAACCCGAGACCAGGTCGGTCGACCTCGCGACGCTGAAGCCGGCCACGGTTGCGAGCGCGTTCGGCTCGCCGGCGTACGTGTCGGCGCTCGGCGACGGGGTGCAGCGCGCACAGGAGAGCCAGGCGAAGGCGGTCGCCGACCGCATCGCCGGCGGATTCGCCGAGGTCGAGGCGCGGATCCTCGGCAACTCGCAGATGCACTCGGGCACCGCCGTGTCGCTGAAGGGCTACGGCGCCCCGTTCGACGGCCGGTACACGGTCACCGAGGCGACGCACGAGTTCTCCGCCGAGGCGGGCTACACGACGACCGTGACCGTGAGCAACGCCTCGGATCGCTCGCTGTTCGGGCTCGCGAGCGGCGGGGCGCTGGCAGGCGGTGCGGGAGGAGCGGCCGGTGCCGCGCGCATGCCCGGCGTCGTGTCGGCGCTCGTCAGCGACATCGACGACCCTGATGCCTCCGGTCGGGTCAAGCTCACCTTCCCGTACCTGTCCGACGACTACGTGAGCGGATGGGCTCGCACGGTGCAGCCCGGAGCCGGGCCCGAACGCGGTGCCGTCGTCATGCCCGAGGTGGGCGACGAGGTGCTCGTCGCGTTCGAGGGCGGCCGGTTCGACCGACCGTACGTGCTGGGCGGTCTGTACAACGGGCAGGACAAGCCCGGCACGCCGTGGGCGGAGTCGGTGAAGGACGGCAAGGTCGTCAAGCGCTCGTTCACCTCGCGCACGGGCATGGAGGTCGTCTTCACCGAGGAGTCGGGCACCGAGACCCTGACCCTCTCGACGACCGACCGCAAGCAGCGCGTCACGCTCACGCAGTCGGGCGAGAAGGGCATCGAGATCATCTCCGAGGGCCCGGTCACGGTGACGGCCAAGGCGGATGCGACGGTCAAGGCCGATCAGGGCAAGCTCTCGCTCTCGGGCTCGAGCATCGAGATCAAGGCCACGGGCGAGCTCTCCATCGAGGGGGCGTCGCTCGCCCTGAAGGGCAAGGGCAAGACCGAGATCGAGGGCGCGACCCTCGCGTTGAAGGGCCAGGCGACCGCCGAGCTCTCGGCATCGGGCATCACGACGGTCAAGGGCAGCGTCGTCAAGATCAACTGA